In the Chelonoidis abingdonii isolate Lonesome George chromosome 13, CheloAbing_2.0, whole genome shotgun sequence genome, one interval contains:
- the SMIM36 gene encoding small integral membrane protein 36 → MKLHSLSSRLVVWNEMDFYLEIDPVTLNLIILVASYVILLLVFLISCVLYDCRGIDPSKEYAPEVPTDFQPPIRVVVMQQNCPGTRWAKGLVSAYENSSDLPGKRTTVV, encoded by the coding sequence ATGAAGCTTCATTCTCTGAGTTCTCGGTTAGTAGTATGGAATGAAATGGATTTTTACTTGGAAATTGACCCTGTAACCTTGAACTTGATCATCCTGGTAGCTAGTTATGTTATTCTGCTTTTGGTGTTCCTGATTTCTTGCGTGCTATATGACTGTAGGGGGATAGATCCCAGTAAGGAATATGCTCCTGAGGTTCCTACGGATTTCCAGCCTCCAATCCGGGTGGTGGTGATGCAACAGAACTGCCCTGGTACCCGCTGGGCAAAAGGACTTGTCTCTGCTTATGAAAATTCTTCTGATCTCCCAGGGAAAAGAACTACTGTGGTTTAA